From one Phycisphaerae bacterium genomic stretch:
- a CDS encoding prepilin-type N-terminal cleavage/methylation domain-containing protein, with protein sequence MLTRRVHSARRSGFTLIELLTVVGIIALLIGILMPSLSRARDQAKRTKVAKQLDSIGTNLEMFQNDFGQYPDSSLGADPLLSTGLFPDGRNLSGAHWLARAMVGYDTKGVDAKGLTLARSGTCTTANFKDRKGPYVEAETYRRDNDTEKFQVGSDSDFVPTQRMVLFEDSYKSPVLYYRAKTQAEYPFTAGDTWTGVYSLKDNQEITGSTTAGLKGWNFTGQATIISGKNVLHRLGIFGATRSGTVMTLTSETSEPQSFARTLYSESSMKVANVLKPVRPDSFVLITAGKDGVFGTADDVSNIKAAN encoded by the coding sequence ATGTTGACTCGTCGCGTTCACTCGGCTCGTCGATCAGGCTTCACCCTGATCGAGCTCCTGACGGTGGTGGGGATCATCGCCCTGCTGATCGGGATTCTCATGCCTTCGCTGTCCCGGGCCCGGGACCAGGCCAAGCGGACCAAGGTGGCCAAGCAGCTGGACTCCATCGGGACGAACCTGGAGATGTTCCAGAATGACTTCGGGCAGTATCCGGACTCGAGCCTGGGCGCGGATCCGCTGCTCAGCACCGGGCTGTTTCCGGACGGCCGCAATCTGTCCGGGGCCCACTGGCTGGCCCGGGCGATGGTCGGTTACGACACCAAGGGCGTGGATGCCAAGGGACTGACCCTGGCTCGCTCTGGCACGTGCACGACCGCGAACTTCAAGGACCGCAAGGGGCCGTACGTGGAGGCCGAGACTTACCGGCGGGACAATGACACGGAGAAGTTCCAGGTTGGCAGCGATTCCGATTTCGTGCCCACCCAGCGGATGGTGCTTTTCGAGGACTCCTACAAGTCGCCGGTCTTGTACTACCGGGCCAAGACTCAGGCGGAGTACCCCTTCACGGCCGGCGACACCTGGACGGGGGTTTACAGTCTGAAGGACAATCAGGAGATCACCGGCAGCACAACGGCCGGCCTGAAGGGCTGGAACTTCACCGGCCAGGCTACGATCATCTCGGGCAAGAACGTGCTTCACCGCCTGGGGATTTTCGGGGCGACGAGGAGCGGAACGGTCATGACCCTGACCTCCGAGACCAGTGAGCCGCAGTCTTTTGCCAGGACGTTGTACAGCGAGAGCTCGATGAAGGTCGCCAATGTTCTGAAGCCGGTGAGGCCGGACTCGTTCGTTCTGATTACCGCGGGCAAGGACGGGGTTTTCGGGACGGCCGACGACGTGAGCAACATCAAGGCGGCCAACTGA